A genomic segment from Yimella sp. cx-51 encodes:
- a CDS encoding class I SAM-dependent DNA methyltransferase has product MSTLGSFIWSIADQLRGPYRPNQYGNVILPLTILRRLDCILEPDRDTVHGLAGKFDNPNRLKVEVKKATGRSFYNTSNYSFANLLKDADGLADNLGDYIDRFSPDVDVFEYFDFKKEIVTLEKAELLREVVKSFAAIDLHPSVVSNSDMGDAFEYIIRKFNEAANETSGDHYTPRDAIKLLVDLLLAEKDAGLSESGAVRTLYDPTAGTGGMLSLAQEHLLLQHPDVRLSLFGQEYNPQSYAICKSDMLAKGNDPSNIAFGNTLTDDAFVNRQFDFCMSNPPYGVDWKQYAKTIKQEKDSAGPYGRFAPGLPATSDGQMLFLLHLAHKMRDPRDGGGRVGIVMNGSPLFNGGAGSGPSEIRRHLLENDLVEAIVALPTNMFFNTGIATYIWILDNFKTEERKGKVQLVDGTSYWTKMRKSLGSKNREISDEDRAKVLKLYDNFEDADSEHSIVLRNEDFGYWTITAERPLLDDEGEAVTDRKGKPKPDSKRRDTENVPFTYGGSTAGRLGKNEVIQAYFDAEVAPHVPDAWIDHTKTKVGYEIPFTRHFYKYIPPRPLAEIDADLEKQVAKIIELLREVEQ; this is encoded by the coding sequence GTGAGCACGCTCGGGAGTTTCATCTGGTCGATCGCGGATCAGCTGCGAGGTCCCTACCGGCCGAACCAGTACGGCAACGTGATCCTCCCGCTCACGATCCTGCGGCGCCTGGACTGCATCCTCGAGCCGGACCGCGACACCGTGCACGGGCTCGCGGGCAAGTTCGACAACCCGAACCGGCTCAAGGTCGAGGTCAAGAAGGCCACCGGGCGCTCGTTCTACAACACCTCGAACTACTCGTTCGCGAACCTGCTCAAGGACGCCGACGGACTGGCAGACAACCTGGGCGACTACATCGACCGTTTCTCCCCGGACGTCGATGTCTTCGAGTACTTCGACTTCAAGAAGGAGATCGTCACGCTCGAGAAGGCGGAGCTGCTGCGCGAAGTCGTGAAGTCGTTCGCTGCGATCGACCTACACCCGAGCGTGGTGTCCAACTCCGACATGGGTGACGCGTTCGAATACATCATCCGCAAGTTCAACGAGGCCGCGAACGAAACCTCCGGAGACCACTACACGCCCCGCGACGCGATCAAGCTCCTCGTCGACTTGCTGCTTGCCGAGAAGGACGCCGGCCTGTCTGAGTCCGGTGCTGTGCGCACGCTGTACGACCCCACTGCGGGCACCGGCGGCATGCTGTCGCTCGCCCAGGAGCACCTGCTCTTGCAACACCCCGACGTCCGGTTAAGTCTGTTCGGGCAGGAGTACAACCCGCAGTCGTACGCGATCTGCAAGTCAGACATGCTCGCCAAGGGTAACGACCCGAGCAACATCGCCTTCGGGAACACCCTCACCGACGACGCGTTCGTGAACCGGCAGTTCGATTTCTGCATGTCCAACCCGCCCTACGGTGTCGACTGGAAGCAGTACGCCAAGACGATCAAGCAGGAGAAGGACTCCGCCGGACCCTACGGACGCTTCGCCCCGGGTCTGCCCGCGACCTCCGACGGACAGATGCTGTTCCTGCTCCACCTCGCGCACAAGATGCGCGACCCGCGGGACGGCGGCGGTCGGGTCGGGATCGTCATGAACGGCTCCCCGCTGTTCAACGGCGGCGCTGGGTCAGGCCCGTCGGAGATCCGCCGGCACCTGCTGGAGAACGACCTGGTCGAGGCGATCGTCGCGCTGCCGACCAACATGTTCTTCAACACCGGCATCGCCACCTACATCTGGATCCTCGACAACTTCAAGACCGAGGAGCGCAAGGGCAAGGTCCAACTCGTCGACGGCACGTCCTACTGGACGAAGATGCGCAAGAGTCTCGGTTCAAAGAATCGTGAGATCAGCGACGAGGATCGGGCCAAGGTCCTAAAGCTCTACGACAACTTCGAGGACGCGGACTCGGAGCACTCCATAGTTCTCCGCAACGAGGACTTTGGCTACTGGACGATCACAGCCGAGCGCCCCCTCCTGGATGATGAAGGGGAGGCCGTCACTGATCGCAAGGGCAAACCCAAGCCGGACAGCAAGAGGCGCGACACGGAGAACGTGCCCTTCACATACGGTGGATCCACCGCAGGTCGCCTTGGCAAGAACGAGGTCATCCAGGCGTACTTCGACGCCGAGGTTGCACCGCACGTGCCCGACGCATGGATCGACCACACGAAGACCAAGGTCGGCTACGAGATCCCCTTCACCCGCCACTTCTACAAGTACATTCCTCCCCGGCCGCTCGCCGAGATCGACGCAGATCTGGAGAAGCAGGTTGCCAAGATCATCGAGCTCCTCCGTGAGGTTGAGCAGTGA
- a CDS encoding nuclear transport factor 2 family protein, whose translation MTPTVEERLRRLEDLEEIRAITARYAKAVDREHPRRIDTGALQEIVAPDARWTWAAGDYDFIGRDAVIEGLLSSSVTFAMHTFSNPLITIDADTADATWTLWVALDQPALRLQTENITYRRCGDTWVIASIDVDVIRR comes from the coding sequence ATGACGCCAACGGTGGAAGAACGCCTCCGACGCCTGGAAGACCTTGAAGAGATCCGCGCAATCACGGCGCGTTATGCCAAAGCGGTCGACCGCGAACACCCTCGCCGGATTGATACCGGAGCCCTACAAGAGATCGTCGCCCCAGACGCCCGATGGACCTGGGCCGCGGGCGACTACGACTTCATCGGCCGCGACGCGGTCATCGAAGGATTGCTCTCGTCATCTGTCACATTCGCGATGCACACCTTCAGCAATCCGCTGATCACCATCGACGCCGACACCGCCGACGCAACGTGGACGCTCTGGGTCGCCCTCGACCAACCCGCGCTCCGTCTCCAAACCGAGAACATCACGTACCGGCGGTGCGGCGATACGTGGGTCATTGCGTCGATCGACGTCGACGTCATCCGGCGATAG
- a CDS encoding TniQ family protein produces the protein MTPPLLKRAQFLPVEVAPVVGEAADGYLERVAEANNLSPSDMKHMTGVGTVTQLRRRTLGDGRPRPAARPGPDGWTPGTIVQACPRCLADDGIWKADWYDPLTTACLRHGTLLIGQCPDCRRPLRDTTHTWIRPNGAATLCGNPLTRGRGPRCSTDLAALDAQMTERGVRKQQERHAASTALVLGKALTAEEYRATLKALAVLMLHIVSAAQNPPQSWELPTTKRWYLRPPQDPIVRAEVLAEADRILTAPDQATAATAFQPWFDAIPAVWDGPTSWALDHTRATSMVARLINAAAAPKQRLGHRLNCNVSLSLDSRFIPQRIPASFEQLPGSGLSEATSRGFAALCLARAQPGVTTWADAARVLGLPPHRGVDVARTASAHLSVTPDGWIAHLRTVAAHLLDDAVDYRYRENLVREFDGSEVVAVLRQVRPGTRTNSHDLIRTWLWENWANADPPTTPERSVAKDRRSRARYAQFKQHLRIDDGQHLMHYASGQEIAAYQGVPRQRPHTARQARRRLTAAPSSALQRREFS, from the coding sequence ATGACGCCGCCACTGCTCAAACGCGCTCAGTTCTTGCCGGTCGAGGTTGCTCCAGTCGTCGGGGAAGCTGCCGACGGATACCTCGAGCGGGTCGCCGAGGCCAACAACCTCAGCCCGAGCGACATGAAACACATGACCGGGGTCGGCACGGTCACCCAACTACGGCGCCGCACCCTCGGCGACGGCCGACCACGCCCAGCAGCAAGACCCGGGCCAGATGGGTGGACGCCCGGCACCATCGTCCAGGCGTGCCCACGCTGCCTCGCAGATGATGGGATCTGGAAGGCCGACTGGTACGACCCGCTCACCACCGCTTGCCTGCGCCACGGCACGCTGCTGATCGGCCAGTGCCCCGACTGCCGGCGACCACTGCGCGACACAACCCACACCTGGATCCGCCCCAATGGTGCAGCGACACTGTGCGGCAACCCCCTCACCCGCGGACGCGGACCACGCTGCTCCACCGATCTCGCCGCACTCGACGCTCAGATGACGGAGCGAGGCGTGCGAAAGCAACAGGAACGGCACGCGGCATCGACCGCGTTGGTGCTCGGGAAAGCGCTGACCGCCGAGGAGTACCGGGCGACTTTGAAGGCCCTGGCCGTGCTGATGCTGCACATCGTCTCCGCCGCGCAGAACCCGCCCCAGTCGTGGGAGCTCCCGACGACTAAGCGGTGGTACCTGCGCCCACCACAGGACCCGATCGTTCGTGCGGAAGTGTTAGCTGAAGCCGACCGTATCCTCACCGCGCCAGACCAGGCCACTGCAGCCACAGCGTTCCAACCGTGGTTCGACGCGATCCCAGCTGTCTGGGACGGACCCACCTCCTGGGCGCTGGACCACACCCGCGCAACGTCCATGGTCGCGCGCCTGATTAACGCAGCAGCGGCGCCAAAGCAACGCCTCGGGCACCGTCTCAACTGCAACGTCTCCCTCTCGCTCGACTCGCGGTTCATCCCGCAACGCATTCCGGCCAGCTTCGAGCAGTTGCCCGGGTCGGGGCTCAGCGAAGCGACGTCGCGTGGCTTCGCGGCGCTGTGCCTCGCGAGAGCGCAGCCGGGAGTCACGACCTGGGCTGACGCCGCACGCGTACTTGGTCTACCGCCGCACAGGGGAGTGGACGTGGCACGTACCGCCAGTGCCCACCTCAGCGTGACCCCCGACGGCTGGATCGCGCACCTCCGCACCGTTGCTGCGCACCTGCTCGACGATGCCGTCGACTACCGGTACCGAGAGAACCTCGTTCGCGAGTTCGACGGTTCCGAAGTCGTCGCCGTCCTTCGCCAGGTTCGTCCAGGAACCAGGACCAACAGTCACGACCTCATCCGCACCTGGCTTTGGGAAAACTGGGCAAACGCAGACCCGCCCACAACCCCGGAACGATCAGTCGCGAAGGACCGGCGGTCGCGAGCCCGGTACGCGCAGTTCAAACAGCATCTGCGTATCGATGACGGACAGCACCTGATGCACTATGCCAGCGGACAAGAGATCGCCGCGTACCAAGGCGTGCCGCGACAAAGACCCCACACCGCAAGGCAGGCACGTAGGCGACTCACTGCGGCACCATCATCGGCTCTACAAAGACGAGAATTCTCATGA